A window of the Lolium perenne isolate Kyuss_39 chromosome 7, Kyuss_2.0, whole genome shotgun sequence genome harbors these coding sequences:
- the LOC127311214 gene encoding very-long-chain aldehyde decarbonylase GL1-3, which produces MGSPLSAWPWASLGAYKYLLYGPLVWTAAQAWREKGGPPTGSWSFHLLVLLALRSLTFQLWFSYGNMLFFTRRRRVVRDGVDFQQIDAEWDWDNLVIMQTLLGAMATSSALFPAITDLRVWDPRGWAVALLLHVAFSEPAFRWAHKALHRGPLFSEYHSKHHSSPVTQPLTAAYGTPLENLVLTLAMGAPIAGAFLAGAGSVSLVYGHIFLFDYLRCMGYSNVEVISHKTFQAFPFLRYLIYTPTYLSLHHQEKDCNFCLFMPLFDALGDTVHPKSWELQKEVDQGKNDRVPDFVFLAHVVDVVSSMHVPFAFRACSSLPWATHLVLLPLWPIAFCMMVFQVFCSKTFTVSFYYLRGRFHQTWTIPRYSFQYFIPPMKEGINHQIELAILRADKMGVKVLSLAALNKNEALNGGGTLFVSNHPNLRVRVVHGNTLTAAVILNEIPSNVKEVFLTGATSKLGRAIALYLCRKKIRVLMLTLSSERFLKIQREAPAEFQQYLVQVTKYHAAKTCKTWLVGKWLSPREQRWAPPGTHFHQFVVPPVIEFRRDCTYGKLAAMRLPKDVQGLGSCEYTMERGVVHACHAGGVVHCLEGWEHHEVGAIDVDRIDVVWKAALKHGLSPP; this is translated from the exons ATGGGTTCTCCGCTGTCTGCTTGGCCATGGGCAAGCCTAGGCGCATACAAG TACCTGCTATATGGGCCACTGGTGTGGACGGCGGCGCAGGCGTGGCGGGAGAAGGGCGGCCCGCCGACGGGGTCGTGGAGCTTCCACCTCCTGGTCCTGCTGGCGCTCCGGTCGCTCACCTTCCAGCTGTGGTTCTCCTACGGCAACATGCTCTTCttcacccgccgccgccgcgtcgtccGGGACGGCGTCGACTTCCAGCAGATCGACGCCGAGTGGGACTG GGATAACCTGGTGATCATGCAAACCCTGCTCGGGGCCATGGCGACCAGCAGCGCGCTGTTCCCGGCGATCACGGACCTCCGGGTCTGGGACCCGCGGGGCTGGGCCGTGGCCCTGCTTCTCCACGTCGCCTTCTCCGAGCCCGCCTTCCGCTGGGCCCACAAGGCCCTGCACCGGGGCCCGCTCTTCAGCGAATACCACTCCAAGCACCACTCGTCGCCGGTCACCCAGCCGCTCACCG CTGCGTACGGCACGCCATTGGAGAACCTGGTCCTGACGCTGGCGATGGGGGCTCCGATCGCCGGGGCCTTCCTGGCCGGGGCGGGCTCCGTGAGCCTCGTCTACGGGCACATCTTCCTCTTCGACTACCTCCGCTGCATGGGGTACAGCAACGTGGAGGTCATCTCGCACAAGACATTCCAGGCCTTCCCCTTCCTCAGATACCTCATCTACACCCCTAC GTACCTGAGCCTGCACCACCAGGAGAAGGACTGCAACTTCTGCCTCTTCATGCCGCTCTTCGACGCCCTCGGTGACACCGTCCACCCAAAATCGTGGGAGCTGCAGAAGGAGGTCGACCAAG GGAAGAACGACCGCGTGCCGGACTTCGTGTTCCTGGCGCACGTGGTGGACGTGGTGTCGTCCATGCACGTGCCGTTCGCGTTCCGGGCATGCAGCTCGCTGCCCTGGGCCACGCACCTCGTCCTGCTCCCGCTCTGGCCCATCGCCTTCTGCATGATGGTGTTCCAGGTGTTCTGCTCCAAGACCTTCACCGTCAGCTTCTACTACCTCCGCGGCCGCTTCCACCAGACGTGGACCATCCCGAGATACAGCTTCCAGTACTTCATCCCGCCGATGAAGGAGGGCATCAACCACCAGATCGAGCTCGCCATCCTCAGGGCCGACAAGATGGGGGTCAAAGTGCTGAGCCTTGCCGCTCTTAACAAG AATGAAGCGCTGAACGGTGGCGGCACGCTGTTCGTGAGCAATCACCCGAACCTGAGGGTGAGGGTGGTGCACGGCAACACCCTCACGGCGGCCGTGATCCTCAACGAGATCCCCAGCAACGTCAAGGAGGTGTTCCTCACCGGGGCGACGTCCAAGCTCGGCAGAGCCATCGCGCTATACCTTTGCAGGAAGAAGATCAGAGTCCTG ATGCTGACGCTGTCGTCGGAGCGGTTCCTGAAGATACAGAGGGAGGCGCCGGCTGAGTTCCAGCAGTACCTGGTGCAGGTCACCAAGTACCACGCGGCAAAGACCTGCAAG ACCTGGCTAGTGGGCAAGTGGCTGTCTCCGAGGGAGCAGCGGTGGGCGCCGCCGGGCACGCACTTCCACCAGTTCGTGGTGCCGCCGGTCATCGAGTTCCGCCGCGACTGCACCTACGGCAAGCTCGCCGCCATGCGGCTCCCCAAGGACGTCCAGGGCCTCGGCTCCTGCGAGTACACCATGGAGCGCGGCGTGGTGCACGCGTGCcacgccggcggggtggtgcactGCCTGGAGGGGTGGGAGCACCACGAGGTGGGCGCCATCGACGTGGACAGGATCGACGTCGTCTGGAAGGCGGCGCTCAAGCACGGCCTCTCGCCGCCGTGA